A region of Streptomyces sp. R44 DNA encodes the following proteins:
- a CDS encoding SulP family inorganic anion transporter — MASSFPYLRQDFAASLVVFLVALPLCIGVAVASGVPAELGLVTGIVGGAVTGLMRGSSLQVSGPAAGLTVLVLDAVRTLGPAALGVVVLLAGLLQVAMGLLRWGRWFRAISLSVVEGMLAGIGLVIVAGQLYAAAGLSAPASGPARLAGLPAALGRAVTTGATLVPLAVAAATVLVIVGWRHLPRRARAVPGALVAVLLAALATALLDLPVATVRVSGVLDAVGLPGADGLAALTDVALLGTVLAFALIASAESLFSAAAVDRLHDGPPTDYDKELLAQGCGNTLCGLLGALPMTAVIVRSSANVQAGARTKASRVLHGLWLLLFAALLPGTLEYVPLAALAGILVHAGWKLIPFRGLVTLWRGHRGEALVLVVTALAIVTLNMLEGVLVGLVVSVAKAAWDASHLRVDHSDEGEGPVRVGLSGTVTFLRLPKILDTLEALPRDRPVVLDLSGLHHLDHACRAALDSWAERHRTSGGPASVHLHGPPERHV, encoded by the coding sequence ATGGCCTCCTCCTTTCCGTACCTCCGGCAGGACTTCGCCGCCTCCCTCGTCGTCTTCCTCGTCGCGCTCCCCCTCTGCATCGGCGTGGCGGTCGCCTCCGGCGTCCCCGCCGAGCTCGGTCTCGTCACCGGCATCGTCGGCGGCGCCGTCACCGGCCTCATGCGGGGCAGCAGCCTCCAGGTCTCCGGCCCCGCCGCCGGCCTCACCGTCCTCGTCCTCGACGCCGTCCGGACGCTCGGCCCGGCCGCGCTGGGCGTCGTCGTCCTCCTCGCGGGGCTGCTCCAGGTCGCCATGGGCCTGCTGCGCTGGGGCCGCTGGTTCCGGGCCATCTCCCTCTCCGTCGTCGAGGGCATGCTCGCCGGGATCGGCCTCGTCATCGTCGCCGGCCAGCTCTACGCCGCGGCCGGCCTCAGCGCCCCCGCCTCCGGCCCGGCCCGGCTCGCCGGACTGCCGGCCGCCCTGGGGCGCGCGGTGACGACCGGTGCCACCCTCGTCCCGCTCGCCGTCGCCGCCGCCACGGTCCTCGTGATCGTCGGCTGGCGGCATCTGCCCCGCCGGGCCCGGGCCGTCCCCGGCGCGCTCGTCGCCGTCCTCCTCGCGGCGCTCGCGACCGCCCTGCTCGACCTGCCGGTCGCGACGGTAAGGGTCAGCGGGGTCCTGGACGCCGTGGGACTGCCCGGAGCGGACGGGCTCGCCGCCCTGACGGACGTCGCCCTGCTCGGCACCGTCCTCGCCTTCGCGCTGATCGCCTCCGCCGAGTCCCTCTTCAGCGCGGCGGCCGTGGACCGGCTGCACGACGGACCGCCCACCGACTACGACAAGGAACTCCTCGCCCAGGGATGCGGCAACACGCTCTGTGGACTGCTCGGGGCGCTGCCGATGACCGCCGTGATCGTCCGCAGCTCGGCCAACGTCCAGGCGGGCGCCAGGACCAAGGCCTCGCGCGTCCTCCACGGGCTGTGGCTGCTGCTCTTCGCCGCCCTGCTGCCCGGCACCCTGGAGTACGTGCCGCTCGCGGCCCTCGCCGGCATCCTCGTCCACGCGGGCTGGAAACTGATCCCCTTCCGGGGCCTCGTCACGCTCTGGCGCGGCCACCGCGGCGAGGCGCTCGTCCTGGTGGTGACGGCCCTGGCGATCGTCACCCTGAACATGCTCGAAGGCGTCCTCGTCGGACTCGTCGTCTCCGTCGCCAAAGCGGCCTGGGACGCCTCCCACCTCCGCGTCGACCACAGCGACGAGGGCGAAGGGCCCGTGCGCGTCGGGCTGTCCGGCACCGTGACCTTCCTGCGGCTGCCGAAGATCCTGGACACCCTGGAAGCCCTGCCGCGCGACCGCCCGGTCGTCCTGGACCTCTCCGGGCTGCACCACCTGGACCACGCCTGCCGGGCCGCGCTCGACTCCTGGGCCGAGCGGCACCGCACGAGCGGCGGCCCCGCCTCCGTACACCTCCACGGGCCGCCGGAGCGGCACGTCTGA
- a CDS encoding HPP family protein, whose translation MSTDTALRPDTDPDTHARREARLPWIAGRAPARPAPGAAVHNVSAATAALLGLVALGALIHEPVLIPPLAASAALVHCAPALPLAQPRSVVVGHLIGAAAGYAVAAFAPHGSAWAAAVAAGIALALNTLARTPHSPACATAVVIVLQAPAPARFVPLLFGSTVLLVLTAYAASRIRRAAPKYPAYWW comes from the coding sequence ATGAGCACCGACACCGCCCTGCGTCCCGACACCGACCCCGACACCCACGCCCGCCGGGAGGCGCGCCTGCCGTGGATCGCCGGCCGCGCCCCGGCCCGGCCCGCGCCCGGCGCCGCCGTCCACAACGTCAGCGCCGCGACCGCCGCCCTCCTCGGGCTCGTCGCGCTCGGCGCCCTCATCCACGAGCCGGTGCTGATACCCCCGCTGGCCGCCAGCGCCGCGCTCGTGCACTGCGCCCCCGCGCTGCCCCTGGCCCAGCCCCGGAGCGTCGTCGTCGGCCACCTCATCGGCGCCGCCGCCGGATACGCCGTGGCGGCCTTCGCCCCGCACGGCAGCGCCTGGGCCGCCGCCGTCGCCGCCGGAATCGCCCTCGCCCTGAACACCCTGGCCCGCACCCCGCACTCCCCGGCCTGCGCGACCGCCGTCGTCATCGTGCTCCAGGCCCCCGCGCCCGCCCGCTTCGTCCCCCTGCTGTTCGGGTCCACGGTGCTGCTCGTCCTGACCGCGTACGCCGCCTCCCGCATCCGCCGCGCGGCACCGAAGTACCCCGCGTACTGGTGGTGA
- a CDS encoding N-formylglutamate amidohydrolase → MTETAPSFRLLPGAPDSPVLLHVPHSSREVPPDVREGILLGDAELARELDHITDSHTAEIAAVAAAAAGVAPWRFVNGLSRLVVDPERFPDEREEMLSVGMGAVYTRTTHRAALRADAFDPAPLLDRYFAPYARAMTEAVAGRLAVAGRVVIVDVHSYPTERLPYELHGEGPRPPVCLGTDAFHTPPALLDAAREAFGGFGGVGTDSPFAGTYVPLAHYGRDPRVSALMVEIRRDLYMSEPGGAAGPGAEALGRALAALVDAVA, encoded by the coding sequence ATGACCGAGACCGCGCCCTCCTTCCGCCTCCTCCCCGGAGCCCCGGACTCCCCCGTCCTCCTGCACGTGCCGCACTCCTCGCGCGAGGTTCCCCCGGACGTGCGGGAGGGGATCCTGCTCGGCGACGCGGAGCTGGCCCGGGAGCTGGACCACATCACGGACTCCCACACGGCGGAGATCGCCGCCGTGGCCGCGGCGGCGGCCGGCGTGGCGCCCTGGCGGTTCGTGAACGGGCTCTCGCGGCTCGTCGTCGACCCGGAGCGCTTCCCGGACGAGCGCGAGGAGATGCTGTCCGTCGGGATGGGCGCGGTGTACACCCGCACCACCCACCGCGCCGCGCTGCGGGCGGACGCTTTCGATCCGGCGCCGCTGCTCGACCGGTACTTCGCCCCGTACGCCCGGGCGATGACGGAGGCCGTGGCCGGGCGGCTGGCCGTGGCGGGACGGGTGGTGATCGTCGACGTCCACTCGTACCCGACGGAGCGGCTGCCGTACGAACTGCACGGCGAGGGGCCGCGTCCGCCGGTCTGCCTCGGCACGGACGCCTTCCACACCCCGCCCGCGCTGCTCGACGCGGCGCGGGAGGCGTTCGGCGGGTTCGGCGGCGTCGGCACGGACAGCCCGTTCGCGGGGACGTACGTGCCGCTGGCGCACTACGGCCGGGATCCGCGGGTGAGCGCCCTGATGGTGGAGATCCGCCGCGATCTGTACATGAGCGAGCCGGGCGGTGCGGCGGGCCCGGGCGCCGAGGCGCTGGGCCGTGCCCTGGCGGCGCTGGTCGACGCGGTGGCCTGA
- a CDS encoding DUF6296 family protein — MNPLRYELVFSDSTGSARDVVIVERTDLKGAGGHPVYSDATGIIKAEISDRDEVRILASGGHQEPSQSVRARPLPDPAGSSA, encoded by the coding sequence ATGAACCCACTCCGCTACGAGCTGGTGTTCTCCGACAGCACAGGCTCAGCCCGGGACGTCGTGATCGTGGAGCGCACGGACCTCAAGGGGGCCGGGGGCCACCCCGTCTACAGCGACGCCACCGGCATCATCAAAGCCGAGATCAGCGACCGGGACGAGGTGCGCATCCTCGCGTCGGGCGGCCATCAGGAACCCTCCCAGAGCGTCCGGGCCCGCCCGCTTCCGGACCCCGCCGGCTCCTCGGCCTGA
- a CDS encoding flavodoxin family protein: MTDTGTSYRDLRALVINCTLKRSPERSHTQGLIDISTGIMERQGVQVEVLRAVDIDIATGVWPDMTEHGWETDEWPVIYSKVMAADILTLAGPVWLGDNSSVMKKVIERLYACSSILNERGQYAYYGRVGGCLITGNEDGAKHCAMNVLYSLQHLGYVLPPQADAGWVGPAGPGPSYLDPGSGGPENDFTNRNTTFMTWNQLHLAKMLKDAGGIPAHGNQRSEWDAGCRFDFENPEHR; this comes from the coding sequence ATGACCGACACCGGCACGTCCTACCGCGATCTCCGCGCCCTGGTGATCAACTGCACTCTCAAGCGGTCGCCGGAGCGCAGCCACACCCAGGGCTTGATCGACATCAGCACCGGGATCATGGAGCGCCAGGGCGTGCAGGTCGAGGTGCTCAGGGCGGTGGACATCGACATCGCGACCGGTGTGTGGCCGGACATGACCGAGCACGGCTGGGAGACCGATGAGTGGCCCGTCATCTACTCGAAGGTGATGGCCGCGGACATCCTCACGCTGGCCGGACCCGTATGGCTGGGAGACAACTCCTCGGTCATGAAGAAGGTCATCGAGCGGCTGTACGCCTGCTCGTCGATCCTCAACGAGCGCGGCCAGTACGCCTACTACGGCCGGGTCGGCGGCTGCCTGATCACCGGCAACGAGGACGGCGCCAAGCACTGCGCGATGAACGTCCTCTACAGCCTCCAGCACCTCGGATACGTCCTTCCGCCGCAGGCGGACGCGGGCTGGGTCGGCCCGGCCGGCCCGGGACCGTCCTACCTCGACCCCGGCTCCGGCGGTCCGGAGAACGACTTCACCAACCGCAACACGACCTTCATGACCTGGAACCAGCTCCACCTGGCGAAGATGCTCAAGGACGCCGGCGGCATCCCCGCCCACGGAAACCAGCGCTCCGAGTGGGACGCCGGCTGCCGCTTCGACTTCGAGAATCCCGAACACCGCTGA
- a CDS encoding MFS transporter, with the protein MSGTRAIPEHDRREDEQETSPPGVFWRFWAASAVSGAGSAVTALALPLVALTVLDATAFEVALLAAAGQVSWLLLSLPAGVVAQRVPLRRLQVALDLVRFAALGSLPLAWWTGTLTYPHLLCAALVTGAATVLFDIGNSTFLPAVVPARQLAARNSVMSGTHAVTDTGGPSLGGVLIGATGPVGALVVDAASYLASAVLLRTLPESRPAPRTGEGVLRLMREGWRYVTRHPVMRPCMIWATAANFLNAALVALTPLYLVREAGLDSVQLGLVLAMDGVGALAGAAVAVRVTTRLGTAWGVIAADLTGGALLLLAPLTTSAGDAYWFALGNAGFAFGTVIGSITTRTYRQTQSPPELLSRVMATVRFVSWGALPLGALTAGLLATVAGAHTALWAVCAAAFLPPLYLFSTQVGRHRDLI; encoded by the coding sequence ATGAGCGGGACACGAGCGATCCCGGAGCACGACCGACGCGAGGACGAGCAGGAGACCTCGCCGCCGGGCGTCTTCTGGCGCTTCTGGGCCGCCTCCGCCGTCAGCGGCGCGGGCAGCGCCGTCACCGCCCTCGCCCTGCCCCTGGTCGCCCTCACCGTCCTCGACGCCACCGCCTTCGAGGTCGCCCTGCTCGCCGCCGCCGGACAGGTCTCCTGGCTGCTGCTCAGCCTCCCGGCGGGCGTCGTGGCACAGCGCGTACCGCTGCGCCGGCTCCAGGTCGCGCTCGACCTCGTGCGGTTCGCGGCGCTCGGATCGCTGCCGCTCGCCTGGTGGACCGGTACTCTCACGTATCCGCACCTGCTGTGCGCGGCGCTCGTCACCGGCGCGGCGACGGTGCTGTTCGACATCGGCAACTCGACCTTCCTGCCCGCCGTCGTCCCGGCCCGACAGCTGGCCGCCCGCAACAGCGTCATGTCGGGCACGCACGCCGTCACCGACACCGGCGGCCCCTCCCTCGGCGGCGTCCTGATCGGCGCGACGGGCCCGGTCGGCGCGCTCGTCGTGGACGCCGCCAGCTACCTGGCCTCCGCCGTGCTCCTGCGCACCCTCCCCGAGAGCCGCCCCGCGCCCCGCACCGGTGAGGGCGTGCTCCGGCTGATGCGCGAGGGCTGGCGGTACGTCACCAGACACCCGGTCATGCGGCCCTGCATGATCTGGGCGACCGCCGCCAACTTCCTCAACGCGGCCCTCGTCGCCCTCACCCCCCTCTACCTGGTCCGCGAGGCCGGCCTCGACTCCGTACAGCTCGGCCTCGTCCTCGCCATGGACGGGGTCGGCGCCCTCGCCGGCGCCGCCGTCGCGGTCCGGGTGACCACCCGCCTCGGCACCGCGTGGGGCGTCATCGCGGCCGACCTGACCGGCGGCGCGCTGCTCCTGCTCGCCCCGCTGACCACGTCGGCGGGGGACGCCTACTGGTTCGCCCTGGGCAACGCCGGCTTCGCCTTCGGCACCGTCATCGGCTCGATCACCACCCGCACCTACCGGCAGACCCAGTCGCCCCCGGAGCTGCTGTCCCGCGTGATGGCCACGGTCCGCTTCGTCTCCTGGGGCGCGCTGCCGCTCGGTGCGCTCACCGCCGGCCTCCTCGCCACCGTCGCCGGCGCCCACACCGCTCTCTGGGCCGTCTGCGCCGCCGCCTTCCTGCCCCCGCTCTACCTCTTCTCCACCCAGGTGGGCCGCCACCGCGACCTCATCTGA
- a CDS encoding winged helix-turn-helix transcriptional regulator, translated as MRSVPERDAACAIAHAATVVGDWWSLLLIRETARGHHRFDALQEELGISRKVLTERLAHLVETGVLEKVPYQDRPVRHEYRLTESGRGLLPVLLSMQDWADRWVFGDGSLSGTADEASAEARRVAGLAGERLPHLELPGHRDGAPVDPVTGGTATVLFCYPATGSPGPLPDGWSGIPGTVGCTLENRLFRDAYEDFRAAGAEVHGVSTQRPDEQRVFAVEEGLPFTLLSDVDLRLAAALRLPTFRAGQLLRLKRAVLVVDRDRVVRHARFPVTDIPAAVDEALTEARRLAAED; from the coding sequence ATGAGGTCGGTGCCCGAGCGGGACGCGGCGTGCGCGATCGCGCATGCGGCGACGGTGGTCGGCGACTGGTGGAGCCTGCTCCTGATCCGGGAGACCGCGCGCGGGCACCACCGGTTCGACGCCCTCCAGGAGGAGCTGGGCATCTCCCGGAAGGTACTCACCGAGCGCCTGGCGCACCTGGTGGAGACGGGGGTCCTGGAGAAGGTCCCGTACCAGGACAGGCCGGTGCGGCACGAGTATCGCCTGACGGAGAGCGGCCGGGGGCTGCTGCCGGTGCTGCTGTCGATGCAGGACTGGGCGGACCGCTGGGTCTTCGGCGACGGCTCGCTCAGCGGCACCGCCGACGAGGCGAGCGCGGAGGCGCGGCGCGTCGCGGGCCTGGCGGGCGAGCGGCTGCCGCACCTGGAGCTGCCGGGCCACCGGGACGGCGCGCCGGTGGACCCGGTGACCGGCGGCACGGCCACCGTCCTGTTCTGCTATCCGGCGACCGGAAGCCCCGGTCCCCTGCCGGACGGCTGGTCGGGCATCCCCGGCACCGTCGGCTGCACGCTGGAGAACCGGCTCTTCCGGGACGCGTACGAGGACTTCCGCGCGGCGGGCGCGGAGGTGCACGGCGTCAGCACCCAACGCCCCGACGAGCAGCGGGTGTTCGCGGTCGAGGAGGGCCTTCCCTTCACTCTCCTCTCGGACGTCGACCTGCGCCTCGCCGCCGCCCTGCGACTGCCCACCTTCCGCGCCGGGCAGCTGCTGCGGCTGAAGCGGGCCGTGCTCGTGGTGGACCGCGACCGCGTGGTGCGGCACGCACGCTTCCCGGTGACGGACATCCCGGCGGCGGTCGACGAAGCGCTGACGGAGGCGCGGCGCCTGGCGGCGGAGGACTGA
- a CDS encoding nuclear transport factor 2 family protein codes for MQEETARSAIDTFISAFNASDDSYVTALLSQALTSDVVFWGPLGRSEGIAAVERFVLDIRRHPAGSGTMVRCSAVDMPDEWARYQWAFTTPDGGPRLTGTDVVHLRRSLIDQVIVFAGEIEPSAS; via the coding sequence ATGCAGGAAGAGACGGCACGCTCCGCGATCGACACGTTCATCTCCGCGTTCAACGCCTCGGACGACAGCTATGTGACTGCCCTGCTCTCCCAGGCCCTGACCTCGGACGTGGTCTTCTGGGGGCCGTTGGGTCGCAGCGAAGGAATCGCGGCGGTCGAGCGGTTCGTTCTGGACATCCGGCGCCACCCGGCGGGGAGCGGCACGATGGTGCGCTGCTCAGCGGTGGACATGCCGGACGAGTGGGCCCGGTACCAGTGGGCCTTCACCACGCCGGACGGAGGCCCCCGCCTGACGGGGACGGACGTCGTCCATCTGCGGCGGAGCCTCATCGACCAGGTCATCGTCTTTGCGGGGGAGATCGAGCCGTCCGCCTCCTGA
- a CDS encoding ATP/GTP-binding protein, with protein MTRDLRMLFGSNDQELSTDEAFTDRQAQWAHVTAALTEHLRQVSAPGFDVEDLEAPRRNVLHFHGVGGIGKSTLSRKIEAALAGSGRPAHWPEAGPPGVRVVPVRIDLARSAGMDFEQIVLTLRLALTRIGRPLPAFDVALRRYWETVHPGEPLEEYLKRGGLARTFGQALPQQMKSALADVAQALLLPGTIGTVVGEVVGSLVTALRERRQTVRALSGCRRLADLLEAEPDLDALSYYPHLLAWEIARLPGERVVPVVLFDTFEDTGDRTRREMERLLQRVVWLMPNALFVLTGRSRLEWAEDALAGQLDHTGPAAWPDLADPATVVPAPRIAGSPRVPERQVLIGDFSPEDCDGYLARRLTRNSRPLIDAALRQVISDRSHGLPLYLDLAVMRVLQLHRTGRTPTPADFDADFPALISRTLQDLTPDERHVLRSATLFDSFDIPLATKASGLAHEAAALRLTERPFIRHHPFGLWPYHLHALIRSTLRTADDPTDDRWSPTDWQHAAERAFAALGDQWHTDTRDRLLLVGCLRQGLALARDFRLSPGWLTDAAFAYVGDSVWEPITLSAPITTGPEGPERSEGMGAATPADLVVDLLSTLARRQREHRGHTVDKLTRLIDSGLLGDDLTVMAVYYRAKARRDIGHPEASRRDYQHVADHGGRLAAAARRGLAKAAHLAGDFPTAHTAAQQLGWEGRHQRVLGGLYWLQGEPERAAAAYLAGRTEAEEHAVRGEAAHNQAKRALAIAFTDPHLADDELDLAYHLLTGLDLRATTINTEIAALVRDAGHDTVDDRVRTLRAELDIAGLISKLPTLEIAAAFHQAVLDDDQALSGTLGRLREQTRGGMHTYAIDIVHFMAGLPLPDGHAPARWLDDEQTTRSRWRGLVIRRQNLLRTRRSTSG; from the coding sequence GTGACGCGGGATCTGCGGATGCTGTTCGGGTCGAACGACCAGGAGTTGAGTACCGACGAGGCGTTCACCGACCGCCAGGCGCAGTGGGCTCACGTCACCGCCGCGCTCACCGAGCATCTGCGGCAGGTGAGTGCGCCAGGGTTCGATGTCGAGGATCTGGAGGCGCCGCGTCGCAACGTGCTGCATTTCCACGGCGTCGGCGGGATCGGGAAGTCCACGCTGTCGCGGAAGATCGAGGCCGCGCTCGCGGGTTCCGGCCGGCCCGCGCACTGGCCGGAGGCCGGCCCGCCCGGCGTCCGGGTCGTGCCCGTTCGCATCGACCTGGCCCGCTCGGCCGGCATGGACTTCGAGCAGATCGTCCTCACCCTGCGCCTGGCCCTCACCCGGATCGGGCGGCCTCTGCCCGCCTTCGACGTCGCCCTGCGTCGCTACTGGGAGACCGTCCACCCGGGCGAGCCCCTCGAGGAGTACCTGAAGCGTGGCGGCCTGGCCCGCACCTTCGGGCAGGCACTGCCGCAGCAGATGAAGTCCGCGCTCGCCGACGTCGCCCAGGCGCTGCTGCTGCCCGGCACGATCGGCACGGTCGTCGGCGAAGTCGTCGGCTCACTCGTGACCGCACTGCGCGAGCGGCGCCAGACCGTGCGCGCGCTGTCCGGTTGCCGCAGGCTCGCCGACCTGCTGGAGGCCGAACCCGACCTCGACGCGCTCTCCTACTACCCGCACCTGCTCGCCTGGGAGATCGCCCGGCTGCCGGGCGAACGCGTCGTACCGGTGGTCCTGTTCGACACGTTCGAGGACACCGGCGACCGCACCCGCCGCGAGATGGAGCGGCTTCTGCAGCGCGTCGTGTGGCTGATGCCCAACGCCCTGTTCGTCCTCACCGGTCGCTCCCGTCTCGAATGGGCCGAGGACGCGCTCGCCGGCCAGCTCGACCACACCGGTCCGGCCGCCTGGCCGGACCTCGCCGATCCCGCCACCGTGGTGCCCGCCCCGCGCATCGCCGGCTCGCCCCGGGTGCCCGAGCGCCAAGTGCTCATCGGCGACTTCAGTCCCGAGGACTGCGACGGCTACCTCGCCCGCCGCCTCACCCGTAACAGCCGGCCTCTCATCGACGCCGCCCTGCGCCAGGTGATCAGCGACCGCTCGCACGGACTGCCCCTCTACCTCGACCTCGCGGTGATGCGCGTCCTGCAGCTGCACCGCACGGGACGGACGCCCACCCCCGCGGACTTCGACGCCGACTTCCCCGCGCTGATCTCCCGCACCCTGCAGGACCTCACCCCGGACGAGAGGCACGTCCTGCGCTCGGCCACCCTCTTCGACTCCTTCGACATCCCGCTCGCGACCAAGGCCTCCGGCCTCGCCCACGAGGCCGCCGCCCTGCGCCTGACCGAACGCCCCTTCATCCGCCACCACCCCTTCGGCCTGTGGCCCTATCACCTCCACGCGCTGATCCGTTCCACCCTGCGCACCGCCGACGACCCCACCGACGACCGGTGGAGCCCCACCGACTGGCAGCACGCCGCCGAGCGCGCGTTCGCCGCGCTCGGCGACCAGTGGCACACCGACACGCGCGACCGGCTGCTGCTGGTGGGATGCCTGCGCCAAGGCCTCGCGCTCGCCCGCGACTTCCGCCTCTCCCCCGGCTGGCTCACCGACGCCGCCTTCGCCTACGTCGGCGACTCCGTATGGGAGCCCATCACCCTGTCCGCTCCGATCACCACCGGCCCCGAAGGCCCCGAGCGCTCCGAGGGCATGGGCGCGGCCACGCCGGCGGACCTGGTGGTCGACTTGCTCTCCACGCTCGCCCGCCGCCAGCGCGAACACCGCGGGCACACCGTCGACAAGCTCACCCGCCTCATCGACTCGGGCCTGCTGGGCGACGACCTGACCGTGATGGCCGTGTACTACCGGGCGAAAGCCCGGCGAGACATCGGTCACCCGGAGGCCTCGCGCCGCGACTACCAGCACGTCGCCGACCACGGCGGCCGCCTGGCTGCCGCCGCCCGCCGCGGCCTCGCGAAGGCCGCCCACCTGGCCGGCGACTTTCCCACCGCCCACACCGCGGCCCAGCAGCTCGGATGGGAGGGCCGCCACCAGCGCGTCCTCGGCGGCCTGTACTGGCTCCAGGGCGAGCCGGAACGTGCCGCCGCCGCCTACCTCGCCGGACGCACCGAGGCCGAAGAGCACGCCGTCCGCGGCGAAGCAGCCCACAACCAGGCCAAACGCGCCCTGGCCATCGCCTTCACCGACCCCCACCTGGCCGACGACGAACTCGACCTGGCATACCACCTCCTGACCGGACTCGACCTCCGCGCCACCACCATCAACACCGAGATCGCCGCACTGGTCCGTGACGCCGGCCACGACACCGTCGACGACCGCGTCCGCACGCTGCGCGCGGAACTCGACATCGCGGGCCTGATCTCGAAACTGCCCACCCTGGAGATCGCCGCCGCTTTCCACCAGGCCGTCCTCGACGACGACCAGGCCCTCAGCGGCACCCTCGGGCGGCTCCGCGAACAGACCCGCGGCGGCATGCACACGTACGCCATCGACATCGTCCACTTCATGGCCGGCCTCCCCCTCCCCGACGGCCACGCCCCGGCTCGCTGGCTCGACGACGAACAGACCACCCGCAGCCGATGGCGAGGACTCGTCATCAGGCGGCAGAACCTCCTACGGACGCGCCGGTCCACATCGGGGTGA
- a CDS encoding metallophosphoesterase, producing MADTSNTRSAAGEAPGASRSGLQRLMRYIPLIAPLLLWSVPCWVLLYAGQHWPLPVAVSGTVLFALGLVGMPLAMVRGHGRRQQDRAAIVGDALLGGSWVLFTWSVLFGVLLRLALTVAGVGDGQDRARIVTWAVLGLTAVLLGWGYFEARRVPRVRRLDVRLPRLGAGLDGTRVVLITDTHYGPLDRARWSARVCETVNALEADLVCHTGDIADGTAERRRAQAAPLGTVRATRARVYVTGNHEYYSEAQGWVDLMDELGWEPLRNRHLLLERGGDTLVVAGVDDVTAESSGLAGHRAHLAGALQGADPDLPVLLLAHQPKFIDRAAAHGIDLQLSGHTHGGQIWPFHHLVRLDQPAVAGLSHHGARTQLYTSRGTGFWGPPFRVFAPSEITLLVLRSPQQSTSP from the coding sequence ATGGCTGACACCAGCAACACCCGATCTGCCGCCGGGGAGGCGCCTGGGGCGTCACGGAGCGGGTTGCAGCGCCTGATGCGGTACATCCCCTTGATCGCGCCCCTGCTTCTGTGGTCCGTGCCCTGCTGGGTCCTCCTGTACGCGGGACAGCACTGGCCCCTGCCCGTGGCGGTGAGCGGCACCGTACTGTTCGCCCTCGGCCTGGTCGGGATGCCGCTCGCGATGGTGCGCGGCCACGGGCGGCGTCAGCAGGACCGGGCCGCGATCGTGGGCGACGCGTTGCTGGGCGGGTCTTGGGTGCTGTTCACCTGGTCGGTGCTGTTCGGCGTACTGCTGCGGCTCGCGCTGACCGTGGCCGGTGTCGGTGACGGACAGGACCGCGCGCGGATCGTCACCTGGGCGGTCCTCGGCCTGACCGCCGTACTGCTCGGATGGGGGTACTTCGAGGCCCGGCGCGTGCCGCGCGTGCGCCGGCTCGATGTGCGGCTCCCGCGTCTGGGGGCGGGGCTGGACGGCACCCGGGTCGTCCTGATCACCGACACCCACTACGGCCCGCTCGACCGCGCCCGCTGGTCGGCCCGGGTCTGCGAGACGGTGAACGCCCTGGAGGCGGACCTGGTGTGCCACACGGGCGACATCGCGGACGGCACCGCCGAACGCCGCCGTGCCCAGGCCGCTCCTCTGGGCACCGTGCGGGCGACGCGGGCCCGGGTCTACGTCACCGGCAACCACGAGTACTACAGCGAGGCCCAGGGCTGGGTCGACCTGATGGACGAGCTGGGCTGGGAGCCGCTGCGCAACCGCCACCTGCTGCTCGAACGCGGCGGTGACACCCTCGTGGTCGCGGGCGTGGACGATGTCACGGCCGAGTCCTCCGGACTCGCGGGACACCGCGCCCACCTCGCCGGAGCCCTCCAGGGCGCGGATCCCGACCTGCCCGTCCTCCTCCTCGCGCACCAGCCCAAGTTCATCGACCGGGCGGCGGCCCACGGCATCGACCTCCAGCTCTCCGGCCACACCCACGGCGGCCAGATCTGGCCCTTCCACCACCTGGTGCGCCTCGACCAGCCCGCGGTCGCCGGCCTCAGCCACCACGGCGCCCGCACCCAGCTCTACACCAGCCGCGGCACCGGCTTCTGGGGCCCGCCCTTCCGCGTCTTCGCCCCCAGCGAGATCACACTGCTCGTGCTCCGCTCCCCGCAGCAGTCCACCTCGCCCTGA